Proteins found in one Microbacterium sp. LWS13-1.2 genomic segment:
- a CDS encoding DUF3097 family protein encodes MDDRYGADVLATGWKGHGVRELPRVPASRDLVVEVAEDGFCGAVVGVAGGVVELEDRTGRRRMFPLGPGFLIDGRDVVLGPPAAAPVATGPKRTASGSFAAAADARARTARASRILVEGRHDAELVERVWGDDLRAEGVVVEYLQGIDLLDAALDEEPPSAERRYGVLVDHLVPGSKESRIADAIARGRHGAHVLIVGHPWIDVWQCVTPRAVGIERWPEVPRGIEFKLGVCRALGWPARDQADIARAWQRILASVKSYRDLEPAFLGRVEELIDFVTEPS; translated from the coding sequence ATGGACGATCGCTACGGCGCCGATGTGCTGGCAACGGGATGGAAGGGGCACGGGGTGCGGGAGCTCCCGCGCGTGCCGGCATCCCGCGATCTCGTCGTCGAGGTGGCGGAGGACGGATTCTGCGGGGCCGTCGTGGGCGTCGCGGGCGGCGTGGTCGAGCTCGAAGACCGAACCGGTCGCCGCCGCATGTTCCCGCTGGGCCCCGGATTCCTCATCGACGGCAGGGACGTCGTGCTCGGGCCGCCGGCCGCGGCACCGGTCGCCACAGGGCCGAAGCGGACCGCATCGGGGTCGTTCGCCGCCGCCGCCGACGCTCGCGCGCGCACGGCCAGGGCGAGCCGCATCCTCGTGGAGGGCCGCCACGACGCCGAGCTCGTCGAGAGGGTGTGGGGCGACGACCTGCGCGCCGAGGGCGTCGTCGTGGAATACCTGCAGGGCATCGATCTGCTGGACGCCGCGCTGGACGAGGAGCCGCCGTCGGCAGAGCGCCGCTACGGCGTCCTCGTCGATCACCTCGTGCCCGGGTCGAAGGAGTCGCGTATCGCCGACGCGATCGCGCGCGGACGCCACGGCGCGCACGTGCTCATCGTGGGTCACCCGTGGATCGACGTGTGGCAGTGCGTCACCCCGCGCGCAGTGGGGATCGAGCGCTGGCCCGAGGTGCCGCGCGGCATCGAGTTCAAGCTGGGCGTGTGCCGCGCGCTCGGCTGGCCGGCGCGCGACCAGGCCGACATCGCGCGGGCCTGGCAGCGCATCCTGGCGTCGGTGAAGAGCTATCGCGACCTCGAGCCGGCGTTCCTGGGGCGCGTGGAGGAGCTCATCGACTTCGTGACCGAGCCGAGCTGA
- the trmB gene encoding tRNA (guanosine(46)-N7)-methyltransferase TrmB: MSNPATPAPEPRPFREKPVSFVRRSGRMSEAQERAWTELAPRYVIEVPRDSAATSILPGSSIDPVAVWGRDAPLVVEIGSGQGHAIVHAATSRADTDFLAIEVFRAGLARTMLDADRAGASNLRLVEANAPEALQHLLPAASVDELWVFFPDPWHKKKHTKRRLVADGFAQIAAGALRDGGMLRLATDWEDYARQMRDVMAAAADFEPTFEGEWAPRFEGRVLTAFERKGARVGRDIRDLSYRRVARS; the protein is encoded by the coding sequence GTGTCGAACCCTGCCACGCCCGCCCCCGAACCCCGCCCCTTCCGTGAGAAGCCGGTGTCGTTCGTGCGCCGGAGCGGACGGATGTCGGAGGCGCAGGAGCGCGCCTGGACCGAGCTGGCCCCGCGGTACGTGATCGAGGTGCCCCGCGATTCGGCGGCCACCAGCATCCTGCCGGGTTCCTCGATCGATCCCGTCGCCGTGTGGGGCCGCGACGCGCCGCTCGTCGTCGAGATCGGATCGGGCCAGGGGCACGCGATCGTGCACGCCGCGACCTCGCGGGCTGACACCGACTTCCTGGCGATCGAGGTCTTCCGGGCGGGTCTTGCCCGCACCATGCTGGATGCCGACCGCGCCGGTGCGAGCAACCTGCGCCTGGTCGAGGCCAACGCGCCCGAGGCGCTGCAACACCTGCTGCCGGCGGCATCCGTCGACGAGCTGTGGGTGTTCTTCCCGGATCCGTGGCACAAGAAGAAGCACACCAAGCGGCGCCTGGTCGCCGACGGGTTCGCGCAGATCGCGGCCGGCGCCCTCCGTGACGGCGGCATGCTGCGCCTGGCGACCGATTGGGAGGACTACGCGCGGCAGATGCGCGACGTCATGGCCGCCGCGGCGGATTTCGAGCCGACGTTCGAGGGGGAGTGGGCGCCGCGCTTCGAGGGCAGGGTGCTCACGGCGTTCGAGCGCAAGGGCGCGCGCGTGGGACGCGACATCCGCGATCTCTCGTACCGCCGCGTCGCGAGGTCATGA
- a CDS encoding MFS transporter — MSAAPGPMAGPDSTPDSAPAARRDTWRFVRPLAHRDFRMLFGAVVLSIFGAGMWAVVMVYTVIDAGGGPVQLSVVAAANAVGLLLCAIPGGIAADRVPRRLLLRIVELLNLLAITSIAVAGALGVVTIPHLAIVAFVLGAGAGFFFPAYSAILPRILPPAQLLAANGLEGAIRPALQQAAGPAAAGIIVAAVLAPAHAAWGIVAAHALALVLLLFVRPEPPVAAGEEHEPPAGVRGVFHDLREAVGFTVRTPWLLWTLLFATGWVLVFLGPEEVLLPFLTRERIGADPRLFGFLLAIYGIGGVLGSIVVSSMRLPRRYLTVMIGVWSVSTLPFAIVGITHDYWVMALCLFLVGFGFSYGNVIWGTLLQRRVPRRMLGRVSSLDFFVSLALMPLSMALAGPLAEVVPIEAIFIAAGVIPLVLGVLAYLVAGMAKDEIAHPLDR, encoded by the coding sequence ATGAGCGCAGCGCCCGGCCCCATGGCGGGGCCCGACTCGACGCCGGACTCCGCGCCCGCGGCGCGCCGCGACACGTGGCGCTTCGTGCGCCCTCTCGCGCACCGCGACTTCCGCATGCTGTTCGGCGCCGTCGTGCTGTCGATCTTCGGCGCCGGTATGTGGGCCGTCGTCATGGTTTACACGGTCATCGACGCGGGCGGTGGCCCGGTGCAGCTCTCGGTGGTCGCCGCCGCGAACGCCGTCGGGCTGCTGCTGTGCGCGATCCCCGGGGGGATTGCCGCGGACCGCGTCCCGCGGCGCCTGCTGCTGCGCATCGTCGAGCTGCTGAACCTCCTCGCCATCACGTCGATCGCCGTGGCCGGCGCGCTCGGCGTGGTGACGATCCCGCACCTCGCCATCGTCGCCTTCGTCCTCGGGGCGGGCGCCGGCTTCTTCTTCCCGGCCTACAGCGCGATCCTGCCGCGCATCCTGCCGCCTGCGCAGCTGCTCGCGGCGAACGGCCTCGAGGGCGCCATCCGCCCGGCGCTGCAGCAGGCCGCAGGCCCCGCCGCGGCCGGCATCATCGTCGCCGCCGTGCTCGCGCCGGCGCACGCGGCGTGGGGAATCGTCGCCGCGCACGCGCTCGCCCTGGTGCTGCTGCTGTTCGTCCGCCCCGAGCCACCCGTGGCGGCCGGCGAGGAGCACGAGCCGCCGGCGGGCGTGCGGGGCGTGTTCCACGACCTGCGCGAGGCCGTCGGCTTCACCGTCCGCACCCCTTGGCTGCTGTGGACGCTGCTCTTCGCGACCGGCTGGGTGCTCGTGTTCCTGGGGCCGGAAGAGGTGCTGCTGCCATTCCTCACCCGCGAGCGCATCGGTGCGGACCCGCGCCTGTTCGGCTTCCTCCTCGCGATCTACGGGATCGGCGGCGTCCTCGGATCCATCGTGGTGTCGTCGATGAGGCTGCCGCGCCGGTACCTCACGGTGATGATCGGCGTCTGGTCCGTCAGCACGCTGCCGTTCGCGATCGTCGGCATCACGCACGACTACTGGGTCATGGCACTGTGCCTGTTCCTGGTGGGGTTCGGGTTCAGCTACGGCAACGTGATCTGGGGAACGCTGCTGCAGCGTCGCGTCCCCCGGCGCATGCTCGGGCGCGTCTCGAGCCTCGACTTCTTCGTGTCGCTCGCTCTCATGCCGCTGTCGATGGCGCTGGCGGGGCCGCTCGCGGAAGTGGTGCCCATCGAGGCGATCTTCATCGCGGCGGGCGTGATCCCGCTCGTCCTCGGCGTGCTGGCCTATCTGGTGGCGGGGATGGCGAAGGATGAGATCGCGCACCCGCTCGATCGCTGA
- a CDS encoding CPBP family intramembrane glutamic endopeptidase has product MPAHPDAPPAPVVAAWSWGLVPALFVCLAAPAFFVVRVPWLGWLLLAAGLAIALLTARTDAGDEGRLSPLDRAAPDGRRAERAVAGSATTATAGIRRPPSLVRDLSLIAAGLLIVSLIPLKAELDNLAILRFALALGGAVAVPYAISRWVFRDHAIRFPWRGGGRWTRFQWTWLVAVLVLGWLILPFYFITSGVYLNWPVVDTPELIARLFVGVGAVGIWDELFFICTCLALLRRHFPFWQANLLQSVVFVSFLWELGYQAWGPLLTIPFALLQGFIFMKTRSLTYVVTVHLLFDAVVFLVLVHAHNPGLFDGLFLV; this is encoded by the coding sequence ATGCCCGCACACCCTGACGCCCCACCCGCGCCGGTCGTCGCAGCGTGGTCGTGGGGCCTGGTCCCCGCCCTCTTCGTGTGCCTGGCCGCCCCGGCGTTCTTCGTCGTGAGGGTGCCGTGGCTCGGCTGGCTGCTGCTGGCGGCGGGACTCGCGATCGCGCTCCTGACCGCGCGGACGGATGCCGGCGACGAGGGTCGTCTCTCGCCCCTCGATCGCGCGGCGCCAGACGGGCGGCGGGCCGAGCGCGCGGTCGCCGGATCCGCCACGACCGCGACCGCCGGCATCCGTCGCCCGCCGTCGCTGGTGCGCGACCTGTCGCTCATCGCGGCGGGCCTGCTCATCGTGAGCCTCATCCCGCTGAAGGCGGAGCTCGACAACCTCGCGATCCTACGATTCGCGCTCGCACTCGGCGGTGCCGTGGCGGTGCCGTATGCGATCTCGCGGTGGGTGTTCCGCGACCACGCGATCCGCTTCCCCTGGCGCGGCGGCGGACGCTGGACCCGGTTCCAGTGGACGTGGCTGGTGGCCGTGCTCGTCCTCGGGTGGCTGATCCTGCCGTTCTACTTCATCACCTCGGGTGTCTACCTCAACTGGCCGGTCGTCGACACGCCCGAGCTCATCGCGCGGCTGTTCGTGGGGGTCGGCGCGGTCGGCATCTGGGACGAGCTGTTCTTCATCTGCACGTGTCTCGCCCTGCTGCGGCGGCATTTCCCGTTCTGGCAGGCGAACCTGCTGCAGTCGGTGGTGTTCGTGTCGTTCCTGTGGGAGCTCGGCTATCAGGCCTGGGGGCCGTTGCTCACGATCCCGTTCGCCCTGCTGCAGGGGTTCATCTTCATGAAGACGCGATCGCTCACCTACGTCGTGACGGTGCACCTGCTCTTCGACGCCGTGGTGTTCCTCGTGCTCGTCCACGCGCACAATCCCGGGCTGTTCGACGGGCTGTTCCTGGTGTGA
- a CDS encoding multidrug efflux SMR transporter, whose amino-acid sequence MSWVVLIVSGILEAVWATALGKSEGFTKLWPTVIFGVSLVLSMGGLAWAMRDISTGTAYAVWVGIGASLTVAYAMITGDEAFSIVRMLLILGLVGCVVGLKLVGHE is encoded by the coding sequence ATGTCGTGGGTCGTTCTCATCGTCTCCGGAATCCTCGAGGCCGTCTGGGCCACCGCGCTCGGCAAGAGCGAAGGCTTCACCAAGCTCTGGCCGACCGTGATCTTCGGCGTCTCGCTCGTGCTGAGCATGGGCGGCCTCGCGTGGGCCATGCGTGACATCTCCACCGGCACCGCCTACGCGGTGTGGGTGGGGATCGGTGCGTCGCTGACCGTCGCGTACGCCATGATCACGGGTGACGAGGCCTTCTCGATCGTCAGGATGCTGCTGATCCTCGGGCTCGTGGGCTGCGTCGTCGGCCTCAAGCTCGTCGGCCACGAGTGA
- a CDS encoding M20/M25/M40 family metallo-hydrolase, protein MPKTIRRTWAIATAAALSGAVALASPAYAAPNNNSVAKITKAVTLEGVMEHLEAFQAIAHEYGDRAAGRPGYAASVDYVVSQLEAAGYTPEVQAFEFDYFDENNVLTRTVGGTTTSYVDGDDFVRNEFDTGSPEGTATGSLVLVDLPSPDNTSGCTAADFGVLPPDSVVLLQRGGCGFAVKAVNAQAAGAEAVIIRNNPGDDSLVGMIGEAPGLTIPAVFVTYSAGVDLASTPGATVTVTVDYDQEVRTTWNVLAETADGNDDNTVMAGAHLDSVQDGAGINDNGSGSAGLLETAIQMQKTKPNNTVRFAWWGAEESGLLGSEHYVGALSEDEVDDIALYLNFDMIGSPNYMFGIYDGDNSGGTAAPGFIPEGSAQIEDVFEGFYDSRGLPSQDSEFSGRSDYGPFIAVGIPAGGLFTGAEVKKTAAEAALYGGVIGASYDPCYHQPCDNLTGAGQDEALYDALREDYDLVGNINTFALDVNADAVAAAVMTFAFDTSTVNGVSSPGKSHGSGKSLDAMKERFAQ, encoded by the coding sequence ATGCCGAAGACAATCAGGCGCACCTGGGCCATCGCCACCGCGGCGGCCCTCAGCGGCGCCGTCGCACTGGCCAGTCCCGCGTATGCGGCACCGAACAACAACTCGGTGGCCAAGATCACGAAGGCCGTCACCCTCGAGGGGGTGATGGAGCATCTCGAAGCCTTCCAGGCGATCGCCCACGAGTACGGGGACCGTGCCGCCGGACGACCCGGGTACGCGGCATCCGTCGACTACGTCGTCTCGCAGCTGGAGGCCGCGGGCTACACGCCCGAGGTGCAGGCGTTCGAGTTCGACTACTTCGACGAGAACAACGTGCTCACCCGCACAGTCGGGGGCACGACGACCTCTTACGTGGACGGCGACGACTTCGTGCGCAATGAGTTCGACACCGGAAGCCCGGAGGGCACCGCGACCGGATCCCTTGTGCTCGTCGACCTGCCCTCGCCCGACAACACGAGCGGATGCACGGCCGCTGACTTCGGCGTGCTCCCACCCGATTCCGTCGTGCTCCTCCAGCGGGGCGGCTGCGGGTTCGCGGTGAAGGCCGTGAACGCTCAGGCCGCCGGTGCCGAAGCGGTCATCATCCGGAACAACCCCGGTGACGACAGCCTCGTCGGCATGATCGGCGAGGCGCCCGGACTCACGATCCCCGCGGTCTTCGTCACATACTCGGCAGGGGTCGACCTCGCGAGCACCCCGGGCGCGACCGTGACGGTCACCGTCGACTACGACCAGGAGGTGCGCACGACGTGGAACGTGCTCGCCGAGACGGCGGACGGCAACGACGACAACACCGTGATGGCCGGAGCGCACCTCGACAGCGTGCAGGACGGCGCCGGTATCAACGACAACGGCTCGGGCAGCGCAGGGCTGCTGGAGACGGCGATCCAGATGCAGAAGACCAAGCCGAACAACACCGTGCGGTTCGCGTGGTGGGGCGCCGAGGAGTCGGGTCTGCTCGGTTCCGAGCACTACGTCGGCGCACTGTCGGAGGACGAGGTGGACGACATCGCGCTCTACCTCAACTTCGACATGATCGGGTCGCCGAACTACATGTTCGGCATCTACGACGGGGACAACTCGGGCGGCACCGCCGCGCCGGGATTCATCCCCGAGGGTTCGGCGCAGATCGAGGACGTCTTCGAGGGATTCTACGACAGCCGAGGACTGCCGTCGCAGGACAGCGAGTTCTCGGGGCGTTCCGACTACGGCCCGTTCATCGCCGTCGGCATTCCGGCGGGAGGCCTGTTCACCGGCGCCGAGGTGAAGAAGACGGCCGCCGAGGCCGCGCTGTACGGCGGTGTGATCGGCGCGTCGTACGACCCGTGCTACCACCAGCCGTGCGACAACCTCACGGGGGCCGGCCAGGACGAAGCGCTGTACGACGCGCTGCGCGAGGACTACGACCTCGTCGGCAACATCAACACGTTCGCGCTCGACGTGAACGCGGATGCCGTCGCCGCGGCGGTCATGACGTTCGCGTTCGACACGTCCACTGTGAACGGGGTCAGCTCTCCCGGCAAGTCTCACGGCTCGGGCAAGAGCCTGGACGCCATGAAGGAGCGGTTCGCCCAGTGA
- a CDS encoding solute carrier family 23 protein yields MQRPLTGLTTRNLATELTAGVTLLAIAVPLNIGYAQIAGLPPTAGLYALIVPTIIYALVVSSRQVVASPDAAAAALVASSVGGLAAAGSADYATLALAQAIISGILFVLMSVFKLGFLANFLSKPILVGFVGGLALDIMVSQVAKMLGVKIDSGGEFLDKTVGLVTGLGTANLWSVLISVTSVAVLLLGARFLKAVPWALVVLVVSTLVVVLTGLDELGVDVLGEVPAGPPALTWPLLDWTMWLALIPSAIALTLVTTAEGLLVSRSYAEKRGYPFHANRDLLAFGLGNIAAGAQGSFAMGSSTSRTAAMDQAGSRTQLPSLVLAAGTLLLLLFGTALLADIPSPAIGAVVAVAILPLLGIREFRQLWRQDRFEFAVAATCFLVTVFVGAIPGILVAFVLALINLAKRAANPAIDVLEADDDTKQSLLEDAPTGATTAAGLVVVRLAAPLFFANGAVFAAAVKRAVTGADQPVHHVVIDMEAVTDIDVTGAEAFEALEHWLHDNDVTLAFSRVRPPTRARLEELELLSGQAFFATNRAAVAALADRDGPPQD; encoded by the coding sequence ATGCAGCGACCTCTCACGGGGTTGACCACGCGCAATCTCGCCACTGAGCTCACAGCGGGCGTCACCCTCCTGGCGATCGCCGTGCCCCTCAACATCGGCTACGCCCAGATCGCCGGGCTGCCGCCGACGGCGGGCCTGTACGCCCTGATCGTCCCGACGATCATCTATGCGCTGGTGGTGTCGTCGCGTCAGGTCGTCGCCTCCCCGGATGCCGCGGCCGCCGCGCTCGTCGCCTCGTCGGTGGGCGGACTCGCGGCCGCCGGCAGCGCCGACTATGCGACGCTCGCGCTGGCGCAGGCGATCATCAGCGGCATCCTGTTCGTGCTGATGTCGGTGTTCAAGCTCGGCTTCCTCGCGAACTTCCTCTCGAAGCCGATCCTCGTCGGGTTCGTGGGCGGACTCGCGCTCGACATCATGGTGAGCCAGGTCGCCAAGATGCTCGGGGTGAAGATCGACTCCGGGGGAGAGTTCCTCGACAAGACCGTCGGACTGGTGACCGGGCTGGGGACGGCGAACCTCTGGTCGGTGCTGATCTCGGTGACATCGGTCGCGGTTCTCCTTCTCGGCGCCCGGTTCCTCAAGGCGGTCCCGTGGGCGCTGGTCGTGCTCGTCGTCTCGACACTGGTGGTGGTGCTCACCGGCTTGGACGAGCTGGGCGTGGACGTGCTGGGCGAGGTGCCGGCCGGACCGCCGGCGCTCACGTGGCCGCTCCTCGACTGGACGATGTGGCTCGCGCTGATTCCCTCGGCGATCGCACTCACCCTCGTCACCACGGCCGAAGGGCTCCTCGTCTCGCGTTCGTACGCCGAGAAGCGCGGATACCCGTTCCACGCGAATCGCGACCTGCTCGCCTTCGGCCTCGGCAACATCGCCGCCGGCGCGCAGGGCAGCTTCGCGATGGGGTCCTCGACCTCGCGCACCGCAGCGATGGACCAGGCGGGTTCACGCACCCAGCTGCCCTCCCTGGTGCTCGCCGCGGGCACGCTTCTGCTCCTGCTGTTTGGCACCGCGCTGCTCGCCGACATCCCGTCGCCCGCCATCGGCGCGGTGGTCGCCGTCGCGATCCTGCCGCTCCTGGGCATCCGGGAGTTCCGGCAGCTGTGGCGTCAGGACCGCTTCGAGTTCGCGGTCGCCGCCACCTGCTTCCTCGTCACCGTCTTCGTCGGCGCGATCCCCGGCATCCTCGTCGCCTTCGTCCTCGCGCTCATCAACCTCGCCAAGCGCGCGGCGAATCCGGCCATCGACGTGCTCGAGGCCGACGACGACACGAAGCAGTCCCTGCTCGAAGACGCCCCCACGGGGGCCACCACCGCGGCCGGCCTGGTGGTCGTGCGCCTGGCCGCGCCGCTCTTCTTCGCGAACGGCGCGGTGTTCGCCGCGGCGGTCAAGCGCGCCGTCACCGGCGCCGACCAGCCGGTGCACCACGTGGTGATCGACATGGAGGCCGTGACCGACATCGACGTGACGGGCGCCGAGGCGTTCGAAGCCCTCGAGCACTGGCTCCACGACAACGACGTGACGCTCGCGTTCAGCCGTGTCCGGCCGCCCACCAGGGCCCGCCTGGAAGAGCTCGAACTGCTGTCCGGTCAGGCGTTCTTCGCCACCAACAGAGCGGCCGTCGCGGCGCTTGCCGACCGCGACGGGCCTCCGCAAGACTGA
- a CDS encoding alkyl sulfatase dimerization domain-containing protein: MQQREPEASIREAQAKALASLPFDDVDDFAAAERGFLGTLDDPKIRNDKGDVVWDASTFDFVQGDAPDSVHPSLWRQSKLVAKHGLFEVVPGIYQLRGLDLSVMTVIEGDTGVIVVDPLISVETAAAAMALYRTHRGDRPIHAVIHSHSHIDHFGGVLGIVSQEEIEAGKVQIVVPEGFLEHSVAENVYAGTAMARRAGYMYGAALERGPQGQVGAGLGQTTSTGNPTILPPTLEVTTTGETHTIDGVEFEFQMAPGTEAPSEMHFYLPRYRALCMAENATHTLHNLLTLRGAVVRDPHIWSQYLTEAIARYGDEAEVVFASHHWPTWGKEAVNEFLAIQRDLYGYLHDQTLRLLNQGYNGAEIAELIQLPPALEASWSTHGYYGSVSHNVKAIYQRYMGWFDGNPARLWPHPPEALAERYVDAIGGIDRVVELARAAFDAGDFRWAATLLDHAVFADSDHAAARSLYADTLEQLAYGAENGTWRNFYLSGATELREGNFGTPTQTAAPLIIAQLTPEQLLDALAIRVDGPKAWDLDLAVDLTLTDLGRSFHVTLRNGVLIYVEREPDGATPLQLTLSKTRLIQMAGGDTASPGIDIRGDAGVLQQILGVLDEADPNFEIVLP; the protein is encoded by the coding sequence ATGCAGCAGCGCGAACCGGAAGCGTCGATCAGGGAGGCTCAGGCGAAGGCCCTGGCTTCCCTGCCGTTCGACGACGTCGACGATTTCGCCGCGGCGGAGCGCGGGTTCCTCGGGACGCTCGACGACCCGAAGATCCGCAACGACAAGGGCGACGTGGTGTGGGATGCCTCCACCTTCGACTTCGTGCAGGGCGACGCGCCCGACTCCGTGCACCCGAGCCTGTGGCGTCAGTCGAAGCTCGTGGCCAAGCACGGCCTCTTCGAGGTCGTTCCCGGCATCTATCAGCTGCGCGGCCTCGACCTCTCGGTGATGACGGTGATCGAAGGTGACACCGGAGTGATCGTCGTGGACCCGCTGATCTCGGTCGAGACGGCGGCGGCGGCGATGGCCCTGTACCGCACGCACCGTGGCGACCGTCCGATCCACGCGGTGATCCACTCCCACAGTCACATCGACCACTTCGGCGGCGTGCTCGGCATCGTCAGCCAGGAGGAGATCGAAGCGGGCAAGGTGCAGATCGTCGTGCCCGAGGGGTTCCTCGAGCACTCGGTCGCCGAGAACGTCTATGCGGGCACGGCGATGGCGCGACGCGCGGGCTACATGTACGGCGCAGCGCTCGAGCGCGGACCGCAGGGGCAGGTGGGCGCGGGACTGGGGCAGACGACGTCGACCGGCAACCCGACGATCCTGCCGCCGACGCTCGAGGTCACGACTACGGGCGAGACCCACACGATCGACGGCGTGGAGTTCGAGTTCCAGATGGCCCCGGGCACCGAGGCGCCGTCCGAGATGCACTTCTACCTGCCGCGCTACCGTGCGCTGTGCATGGCCGAGAACGCCACGCACACGCTGCACAACCTCTTGACGCTCCGCGGCGCCGTCGTGCGCGATCCGCACATCTGGTCGCAGTACCTCACTGAGGCGATCGCGCGGTACGGCGACGAGGCAGAGGTGGTGTTCGCGTCGCATCACTGGCCGACGTGGGGCAAGGAGGCCGTCAACGAGTTCCTCGCCATCCAGCGCGATCTGTACGGCTACCTCCACGACCAGACGCTGCGCCTGCTCAACCAGGGCTACAACGGCGCTGAGATCGCCGAGCTGATCCAGCTGCCGCCGGCGCTCGAGGCGTCCTGGAGCACGCACGGCTACTACGGGTCGGTCAGTCACAACGTCAAGGCGATCTACCAGCGCTATATGGGCTGGTTCGACGGCAACCCGGCCCGTCTGTGGCCGCACCCGCCCGAGGCTCTGGCCGAGCGCTACGTCGACGCGATCGGCGGCATCGATCGGGTGGTGGAGCTCGCGCGGGCCGCATTCGACGCGGGCGACTTCCGGTGGGCGGCGACGCTCCTCGACCACGCCGTGTTCGCCGACTCCGACCACGCCGCCGCGCGCTCGCTGTACGCCGACACGCTCGAGCAGCTCGCCTATGGCGCCGAGAACGGCACCTGGCGCAACTTCTACCTCTCGGGCGCGACCGAGCTGCGCGAGGGCAACTTCGGCACCCCCACCCAGACGGCGGCGCCCCTCATCATCGCCCAGCTCACCCCCGAGCAGCTCCTGGACGCCCTCGCCATCCGGGTCGACGGCCCGAAGGCGTGGGACCTCGACCTCGCCGTGGATCTGACGCTCACCGACCTCGGTCGCAGCTTCCACGTGACGCTGCGCAACGGGGTGCTGATCTACGTCGAGCGCGAGCCCGACGGCGCCACGCCGCTGCAGCTGACGCTGTCTAAGACGCGCCTGATCCAGATGGCGGGCGGTGACACCGCGAGCCCGGGCATCGACATCCGCGGTGACGCGGGTGTCCTGCAGCAGATCCTCGGAGTGCTCGACGAGGCCGATCCGAACTTCGAGATCGTCCTCCCGTAA
- a CDS encoding cation diffusion facilitator family transporter, with protein sequence MGRTDLPPEQQKALRSAIRWEWFTIGYTLVTIGVIGLVVGGSQAMRTAWIEDMLSLIPQISFLVALIFIRRRPTRAFPFGLHRVMGVGHLVAGVALLAVGGNLAYEAISGLVSGEHPSIGTVYLFGQTIWLGWFMVAVMSVIVIGPFFYGHAKAKLAPKLHNKVLYADADMAKADWTSTVASIVGVLGVGIGLWWLDGAAALFISLGIVWDGWRNSRAAVRDLIDQRARTEDDARTHPLIARIANRVAEFPWVRESAVRMRDMGQVFHVEVFVVPTHDDVRLGEIEEARTAVARLDWKVQDVVVIVAASLPEEAEPAARQGSHRDA encoded by the coding sequence ATGGGACGCACGGACCTGCCCCCGGAGCAGCAGAAGGCCCTGCGCAGCGCCATCCGCTGGGAATGGTTCACGATCGGCTACACGTTGGTGACGATCGGCGTCATCGGCCTGGTCGTCGGCGGATCCCAGGCGATGAGGACCGCGTGGATCGAGGACATGCTCTCCCTCATCCCGCAGATCTCCTTCCTGGTCGCGCTGATCTTCATCCGGCGCCGACCCACGCGTGCCTTCCCGTTCGGTCTGCACCGCGTGATGGGCGTCGGGCACCTGGTGGCGGGGGTGGCGCTGCTGGCCGTCGGCGGCAACCTCGCCTACGAGGCGATCAGCGGTCTCGTGAGCGGCGAGCACCCCTCGATCGGCACGGTGTACCTGTTCGGCCAGACGATCTGGCTCGGCTGGTTCATGGTCGCGGTGATGAGCGTCATCGTGATCGGCCCGTTCTTCTACGGCCATGCCAAGGCGAAGCTGGCGCCGAAGCTGCACAACAAGGTGCTGTACGCGGATGCCGACATGGCCAAGGCGGACTGGACCTCCACCGTGGCGTCGATCGTCGGCGTGCTCGGCGTCGGCATCGGCCTCTGGTGGCTCGACGGCGCCGCGGCCCTCTTCATCTCGCTCGGCATCGTGTGGGACGGCTGGCGGAACTCGCGCGCCGCCGTGCGCGATCTCATCGACCAGCGCGCCCGCACCGAGGACGACGCCCGCACCCACCCGCTCATCGCGCGCATCGCGAACCGCGTCGCGGAGTTCCCGTGGGTGCGCGAGAGCGCGGTGCGCATGCGCGACATGGGTCAGGTGTTCCACGTGGAGGTGTTCGTGGTGCCGACCCACGACGACGTGCGCCTAGGCGAGATCGAAGAGGCGCGCACCGCCGTGGCACGGCTCGACTGGAAGGTGCAGGACGTCGTCGTGATCGTGGCGGCCAGCCTTCCGGAGGAGGCCGAGCCGGCGGCACGCCAGGGATCGCACCGCGACGCATGA
- a CDS encoding ATP-dependent DNA ligase has protein sequence MGKLTYEGTVKVDFDDRTLAHLQLVIGTKLRRGEPFHFTWRDDVSIGDGRTTIWVHPRCALVYKFYGSRTPQLNPAWIDALAYTANSPSGLYLVPEPAQSAPVTSPEHELLS, from the coding sequence ATGGGAAAGCTGACCTACGAGGGGACGGTGAAGGTCGATTTCGACGACCGGACACTGGCACACCTGCAGCTGGTGATCGGCACCAAGCTCCGGCGCGGGGAGCCCTTCCACTTCACGTGGCGCGACGACGTCAGCATCGGCGACGGACGCACCACCATCTGGGTGCACCCTCGCTGCGCCCTCGTGTACAAGTTCTACGGCAGCCGTACCCCGCAGCTGAATCCCGCCTGGATCGACGCGCTCGCCTATACGGCGAACTCCCCCTCGGGTCTGTATCTCGTTCCCGAACCGGCGCAGTCGGCGCCGGTCACCTCGCCGGAGCACGAGCTGCTCAGCTGA